One window of the Pelosinus sp. IPA-1 genome contains the following:
- the hypF gene encoding carbamoyltransferase HypF, which translates to MQRLTIHIHGIVQGVGFRPFVYNLAQRYHLVGWVLNNSEGVEIEIEGTSMEVSLFLQELKKTAPPLAVMDEILVTPCSLKGGDDFTIRYSLGQDTRTAWVSADIGTCADCQREIKDPKDRRYGYAFTNCTNCGPRYSIIKDVPYDRDTTTMKDFSMCPICQAEYEDPTNRRFHAQPNACPECGPHYQLLTKSGGSLSSNVFTETKRLIALGHIIAVKGIGGYHLACDARQEQAVNSLRQRKLREAKPFAVMCGSIETVKKLCEVSAEEEALLVDASRPIVLLTKKPDYDLAESIGVGTSFLGVMLPYTPLHYLLLAEDDVWVMTSGNVSDEPIAYEEQDALKKLGNIADYFLVHNREIFQPSDDSVARIVDDKRQILRRSRGFAPKPLKISREMSSILAVGGEVKNTFCLTRGPFVFMSCHMGDLENLATYQAYLAAMEHYQKLFAIHPTVVAYDLHPEYIATKYALSLDIPKVGVQHHHAHIASVLAEYGLEEQVIGVAFDGTGYGADGNLWGGEFFLADCRDFVRVGHCKYLPLPGGAKAIKQPWRMAAWVLYNLYGNEFVNFSLDVTRSLPAGWQLLMDATYKGINAPITSSAGRLFDIASGILGLCSEIHYEGQAAIVLEHAGQGEFGEILPYCISGESPYVLDFMPTFAALTEALRQGGKVPFLAACFHVTIADAIVTMVKRIGQDTGIKKVALSGGVWQNITMLQKVFGMLQQDGFTVYSNQQVPPNDGGLALGQAVVAGARIRER; encoded by the coding sequence ATGCAGCGTCTTACCATTCATATACACGGTATTGTACAAGGGGTGGGTTTCCGCCCCTTTGTTTATAATCTAGCGCAGCGCTATCATTTGGTTGGTTGGGTGCTGAATAACTCTGAAGGTGTGGAGATTGAAATAGAAGGGACCTCCATGGAGGTCTCTCTTTTTTTGCAAGAACTAAAAAAAACGGCTCCTCCTTTAGCAGTAATGGATGAAATACTTGTTACTCCCTGTAGTCTTAAGGGCGGAGATGATTTTACCATTCGGTATAGTCTTGGGCAGGACACAAGAACAGCTTGGGTATCTGCTGATATAGGAACTTGTGCTGATTGTCAAAGGGAAATTAAGGATCCTAAAGATAGACGATATGGTTACGCTTTTACTAATTGTACCAATTGTGGTCCCCGTTACAGTATTATTAAAGATGTTCCTTATGACAGAGACACTACCACGATGAAGGATTTCTCCATGTGTCCTATTTGCCAAGCTGAGTATGAGGATCCTACCAATCGTCGATTTCATGCCCAGCCCAATGCTTGTCCAGAATGCGGCCCTCATTATCAACTTCTTACAAAGTCAGGGGGAAGTTTATCCTCTAATGTATTTACGGAAACCAAAAGGTTGATTGCATTAGGTCATATCATAGCAGTAAAAGGGATTGGCGGTTATCACTTAGCTTGTGATGCCCGTCAAGAGCAAGCCGTAAATAGTTTACGTCAGCGTAAACTTCGAGAGGCTAAGCCCTTTGCAGTAATGTGCGGTAGTATCGAAACCGTGAAAAAATTGTGTGAAGTATCAGCTGAAGAAGAAGCCTTGTTAGTGGATGCTTCAAGGCCGATTGTGTTACTAACGAAAAAACCGGATTATGATTTAGCAGAAAGTATTGGGGTAGGCACTAGTTTTCTAGGTGTAATGTTGCCCTATACTCCTCTTCATTACCTGCTACTTGCAGAAGACGATGTCTGGGTAATGACGAGCGGTAACGTAAGTGATGAGCCTATTGCTTATGAGGAGCAGGATGCATTAAAAAAACTGGGAAATATTGCAGATTATTTTTTAGTGCATAATCGGGAAATATTTCAGCCTAGTGATGACTCTGTAGCTCGGATTGTAGATGATAAGCGACAAATCTTGCGACGAAGTCGAGGTTTTGCCCCGAAACCGCTAAAAATTTCCCGGGAAATGTCGTCTATTTTAGCAGTTGGTGGCGAAGTGAAAAATACCTTTTGTCTAACTCGAGGGCCTTTTGTCTTTATGAGTTGTCATATGGGGGATTTGGAAAATTTAGCGACATATCAGGCTTATCTTGCTGCAATGGAGCATTATCAAAAGTTATTTGCCATTCATCCTACAGTGGTGGCCTATGACTTGCATCCTGAATATATCGCCACGAAATATGCATTATCTCTTGATATCCCTAAGGTCGGGGTGCAGCATCATCACGCTCATATTGCTTCTGTACTGGCGGAATATGGGCTCGAAGAGCAGGTAATTGGTGTTGCTTTTGATGGGACTGGTTATGGAGCGGATGGGAACTTATGGGGGGGAGAATTCTTCCTAGCGGATTGCCGAGATTTTGTCCGTGTGGGTCACTGTAAGTATTTACCTTTGCCTGGAGGTGCAAAAGCCATAAAACAACCATGGCGCATGGCGGCTTGGGTGTTATATAATTTATATGGCAATGAATTTGTTAACTTTTCTTTAGATGTGACTCGTAGTTTGCCTGCAGGATGGCAGTTGCTGATGGATGCGACTTATAAAGGAATTAATGCTCCGATTACATCGAGTGCTGGCAGGTTATTTGATATTGCATCTGGAATATTAGGGCTTTGTAGTGAAATACATTATGAAGGGCAAGCCGCGATTGTACTAGAGCATGCAGGGCAAGGAGAGTTTGGGGAAATATTACCATATTGTATTTCAGGGGAAAGTCCTTATGTTTTGGATTTTATGCCAACTTTTGCCGCTCTAACGGAGGCTCTTAGGCAAGGTGGTAAAGTACCTTTTTTAGCCGCTTGTTTTCATGTCACGATTGCCGATGCCATCGTAACAATGGTTAAGCGAATTGGACAAGATACGGGGATAAAAAAAGTAGCTTTAAGTGGTGGTGTATGGCAAAATATAACGATGCTACAAAAAGTATTCGGAATGTTACAACAAGATGGTTTTACTGTATATAGTAACCAACAGGTTCCGCCGAATGATGGAGGACTTGCCTTGGGGCAAGCTGTTGTCGCTGGGGCCCGTATAAGGGAGAGGTGA
- a CDS encoding glycerol-3-phosphate responsive antiterminator: MNLDVLEYLANGPVIPAARSMEDFKVALSHTVSPSIVLLFGDINILPSLITQAKKYKKHIVLHLDLFNGIAKDKAGIKYLARVGIHAIITTKPHLCKFAREEGMIVVQRLFLMDSASLCTGLHLVNNFKPDAIEILPGSVPASVVQELVQQTGLPILAGGLIRTKEDVDHAIERGVSAVSTSRRDLWDDIMITKI, translated from the coding sequence GTGAATTTAGACGTTCTTGAATATCTGGCAAATGGTCCTGTCATTCCGGCTGCTCGGTCCATGGAAGATTTTAAAGTTGCGCTAAGTCATACGGTTTCTCCGAGCATAGTGTTACTTTTTGGTGATATTAATATTCTCCCATCCTTAATAACCCAGGCAAAGAAGTATAAAAAGCATATTGTACTGCATTTGGATTTATTTAATGGTATTGCAAAGGATAAAGCAGGTATTAAATATTTGGCACGCGTAGGTATTCATGCTATCATTACAACGAAACCTCACTTGTGCAAGTTTGCCCGAGAAGAAGGTATGATCGTTGTACAGAGATTATTTCTAATGGACTCTGCTTCGCTATGTACGGGGCTCCATTTAGTGAATAATTTTAAGCCCGATGCAATAGAAATATTGCCTGGTTCCGTACCTGCAAGTGTGGTGCAAGAACTAGTGCAACAAACAGGTTTACCCATTTTAGCAGGTGGCTTAATTCGTACAAAAGAAGATGTAGACCATGCTATTGAACGGGGCGTCTCGGCAGTCAGCACCAGTCGCCGCGATTTGTGGGATGATATTATGATAACGAAAATTTGA
- a CDS encoding MgtC/SapB family protein, translated as MLVEWEMAIRLLLSSILGGFIGYERESHHKAAGLRTHILVSIGSCLIMILSIKIYSSVQGLTNADPARLAAQVVSGIGFLGAGSIMKEGSTVKGLTTAASLWVVSGVGLAVGSGYYMGAFMTTGFVFLTLTILSRIEKKDHKFLVELSLTTTDKPGQVGKIGSVLGLYGIQIRDVKIKEQEQDRLQMVFMVYVPRQVQGNDVTLAILDIPGITCVNFNS; from the coding sequence ATGTTAGTTGAATGGGAGATGGCTATTCGCTTATTGTTATCAAGTATTCTGGGGGGATTTATTGGTTATGAACGGGAATCACATCATAAGGCGGCAGGTCTTAGGACTCATATTTTAGTATCTATTGGTTCTTGTCTTATCATGATATTATCCATTAAGATCTATTCGTCAGTGCAAGGTCTCACTAACGCTGATCCGGCTCGTTTAGCGGCTCAAGTAGTCAGCGGTATTGGTTTTCTTGGGGCAGGCAGTATTATGAAAGAGGGATCAACAGTTAAAGGGCTGACAACTGCAGCAAGTTTATGGGTAGTATCTGGTGTAGGCTTAGCTGTCGGAAGTGGTTATTATATGGGTGCGTTTATGACGACAGGTTTTGTATTTCTGACGTTGACCATTTTGTCCAGGATAGAGAAGAAGGATCATAAATTTTTGGTAGAGTTGTCTCTTACGACAACGGATAAGCCGGGACAAGTTGGGAAGATTGGCTCTGTACTTGGCCTATATGGAATCCAAATAAGAGATGTAAAAATAAAGGAGCAAGAACAAGACCGACTACAAATGGTTTTTATGGTCTATGTACCTAGACAGGTACAAGGTAATGATGTGACTCTTGCGATCCTTGATATTCCTGGCATTACTTGTGTAAATTTTAATTCTTAA
- a CDS encoding HypC/HybG/HupF family hydrogenase formation chaperone, producing the protein MCLAVPGKVLERQDMLATIEVGGVTRKVSLMLLPEAQVGDFVLIHAGFAVQRIDEEEAEKTLALFKELEEYAANE; encoded by the coding sequence ATGTGTTTAGCAGTACCAGGGAAAGTATTAGAACGGCAAGATATGTTGGCAACAATTGAAGTTGGTGGTGTGACGAGAAAAGTAAGTCTGATGCTTTTACCTGAAGCTCAGGTTGGAGATTTTGTTTTGATTCATGCTGGATTCGCTGTGCAGAGGATTGATGAGGAAGAGGCGGAAAAGACACTTGCATTATTCAAGGAGTTGGAAGAATATGCTGCAAATGAATAA
- a CDS encoding glycerol-3-phosphate responsive antiterminator, with translation MASLDVLKFLANGPVIPSARSLEDFKVALTHTVSPSVVLLFGDINTLPVLIAQANEHKKRIVLHLDLFDGVGKDKAGIKFLARLGIHAIITTKSHLCRFAREEGMIVVQRLFLMDSDSLRTGLNLVRNFKPDAIEILPGSVPASVVEELVRETGLPILAGGLIRTKEDVDHAIERGISAVSTSRRDLWDDIMITNN, from the coding sequence ATGGCATCTTTAGACGTGCTTAAATTTTTAGCCAACGGACCTGTAATTCCGTCGGCCCGATCTCTGGAAGATTTTAAAGTAGCTTTAACCCATACGGTTTCTCCTAGCGTAGTGTTACTTTTTGGTGATATTAATACTCTTCCAGTCTTAATAGCCCAGGCCAATGAGCATAAAAAGCGTATTGTGCTGCATTTAGATTTATTCGATGGTGTTGGTAAGGATAAAGCAGGTATTAAATTCTTAGCTAGGTTGGGTATTCATGCCATTATTACAACAAAATCCCATTTGTGCCGATTTGCTCGAGAGGAAGGTATGATCGTCGTACAGCGATTATTTTTAATGGATTCAGATTCTTTACGTACAGGTCTTAATTTAGTACGTAATTTTAAGCCCGATGCGATTGAAATATTACCAGGATCCGTACCTGCAAGTGTGGTAGAAGAGTTAGTGAGAGAAACAGGCTTACCAATTTTGGCAGGGGGGTTAATACGTACAAAAGAAGATGTAGATCATGCTATTGAACGGGGCATCTCGGCAGTTAGTACCAGCCGTCGTGATCTGTGGGATGATATTATGATAACCAATAATTAA
- the hypE gene encoding hydrogenase expression/formation protein HypE: MKKDYIQLAHGSGGKLSHDLVKKVMWPAFANEILGQMDDGAQLNMNGCRLAFSTDSYVVKPLFFSGGDIGKLAVCGTVNDVAMNGAIPLYLSAGFILEEGFPMESLERIVASMQRAAAEAGVKIVTGDTKVVEKGAVDGIYINTSGIGRIIDGTNVSGSNAKVGQDIILSGYLGDHALAVMSERHGLQFPQSVVSDCAPLNGLVKSILTAAPNIAVLRDPTRGGLATTLNEIALQSQVGIMLEESSIPISPAVQAACDILGFDPLYLANEGKMIVFVEHECTRQVLDIIQQHVYGREARVIGKVVKEPNGQVGLRTNIGGVRLLDMLVGDQLPRIC; this comes from the coding sequence ATGAAAAAAGACTATATTCAGCTAGCCCATGGTAGTGGTGGTAAACTTAGCCATGATCTGGTGAAAAAGGTTATGTGGCCTGCTTTTGCCAATGAAATATTAGGACAAATGGATGATGGCGCTCAATTGAATATGAATGGCTGTCGTTTAGCCTTTTCTACAGACTCCTATGTTGTGAAACCATTATTTTTTTCTGGTGGTGATATTGGCAAGTTGGCGGTATGTGGTACAGTGAATGATGTGGCTATGAATGGTGCAATTCCTTTATATCTAAGTGCTGGATTTATACTAGAAGAGGGTTTCCCCATGGAAAGTTTAGAGCGGATTGTTGCCTCGATGCAAAGAGCGGCAGCTGAGGCAGGAGTAAAGATTGTAACAGGGGATACAAAGGTTGTAGAAAAAGGCGCTGTCGATGGTATTTATATAAATACTTCGGGTATTGGAAGGATAATCGATGGGACTAATGTTTCGGGCAGCAATGCAAAAGTAGGTCAGGACATTATTTTAAGTGGTTATTTAGGAGATCATGCCTTGGCAGTAATGAGTGAACGTCATGGCTTACAATTTCCGCAAAGTGTAGTGAGTGATTGTGCACCTTTGAATGGTTTGGTAAAAAGCATACTCACTGCAGCTCCTAATATTGCTGTATTACGGGATCCGACACGAGGTGGACTAGCGACTACTCTGAATGAGATTGCTCTTCAATCCCAAGTAGGTATTATGCTAGAGGAGAGTAGTATTCCAATATCGCCAGCGGTACAAGCTGCCTGTGATATTTTAGGATTTGATCCTCTATATCTAGCGAATGAAGGAAAAATGATAGTCTTTGTGGAACATGAATGCACAAGGCAAGTACTAGATATCATACAACAACATGTTTATGGACGTGAGGCTCGAGTAATCGGTAAAGTTGTTAAAGAGCCTAACGGACAGGTGGGACTTCGTACCAATATTGGTGGAGTAAGGTTATTAGATATGCTGGTAGGCGATCAATTGCCTCGCATATGTTAA
- the hypD gene encoding hydrogenase formation protein HypD — protein MLQMNNEEIRKAADFFTQEIAKLAGNRSVRLMEVCGTHTVAIFKAGIRQLLPENVELVSGPGCPVCVTPNNYLDTAIAYSRKSDVMIATFGDMLKVPGSSSTLAAEKAQGADIRIVYSSLEGLELAKRYPNKKVIFLAVGFETTAPTAAAAVLMAEVEKITNFYLLSSHKLVPPALRALLSSGDSKVDGFLLPGHVSAMIGLAPYEFLSKEYNTPAVVAGFEPLDILQSVYMLLRQLDCGVAKVENQYRRIVPKEGNPAACEVLSTVYQAADAQWRGIGHLKKSGLAMQEKYQKFDALLNIPVAVEETKEAKGCQCGNVLRGLVLPAACPLFGKTCKPEHPIGSCMVSIEGTCAAWYKYGAGRWQV, from the coding sequence ATGCTGCAAATGAATAATGAAGAAATAAGGAAGGCAGCGGATTTTTTTACTCAAGAAATCGCAAAATTGGCAGGTAATAGATCAGTTCGTTTAATGGAAGTATGCGGTACTCATACTGTCGCTATTTTTAAGGCTGGTATTCGCCAACTTTTACCTGAAAATGTTGAATTAGTCAGCGGTCCTGGATGTCCTGTGTGTGTAACGCCCAATAATTATTTAGATACAGCCATTGCTTACAGTCGAAAATCTGATGTTATGATTGCTACTTTTGGGGATATGCTAAAAGTACCTGGATCTTCTTCTACATTAGCGGCTGAAAAGGCGCAAGGAGCAGATATTCGTATTGTATATTCCTCTTTAGAGGGATTGGAACTTGCTAAAAGGTATCCAAATAAAAAAGTGATTTTTTTAGCAGTAGGTTTTGAAACTACTGCTCCTACTGCAGCGGCAGCAGTCTTGATGGCAGAGGTAGAAAAGATTACTAATTTTTATCTATTATCTTCTCATAAATTGGTGCCGCCTGCACTTAGGGCTTTATTGTCGTCGGGAGATAGTAAAGTAGATGGGTTTTTATTGCCAGGTCATGTTAGTGCTATGATTGGATTGGCGCCCTATGAGTTTTTAAGCAAGGAATATAACACGCCGGCTGTTGTGGCTGGTTTTGAACCATTGGATATTTTACAGTCGGTATATATGTTACTGCGGCAGCTAGACTGTGGTGTAGCTAAAGTGGAAAATCAGTATCGTCGTATTGTGCCAAAGGAGGGTAATCCAGCAGCTTGTGAGGTACTATCAACAGTATACCAAGCAGCAGATGCTCAGTGGCGTGGTATTGGTCATCTAAAAAAATCTGGACTGGCCATGCAAGAAAAGTATCAAAAATTTGATGCCTTGTTAAATATTCCAGTTGCAGTGGAGGAGACCAAAGAGGCTAAGGGATGCCAGTGTGGAAATGTATTGCGAGGTCTAGTGCTCCCCGCAGCTTGTCCTTTATTTGGCAAAACCTGCAAGCCCGAGCATCCTATTGGATCCTGTATGGTATCCATCGAAGGTACTTGCGCAGCATGGTATAAGTACGGAGCCGGGAGGTGGCAGGTATGA
- the rpoN gene encoding RNA polymerase factor sigma-54 encodes MIPINLGYGLKLELNQKLMMTPELRQAIAILQLSALELSEMIEQEVLENPVLEIAEKQSDEPEAEMDEPRREKEQLDDYLNWDDYFNQGMDKKSEYMVADEKTTVEKFVNSNVSLHEHLEFQLHLAVRDEATKIVGNYLIGCIDENGYLCGTLSEAASNLGVKEEIVLEVLELIQTFDPLGVGARDLQECLLIQYQQKGIYDHLVADIISNHLPDVAAGRYKAIAEKLACKPQDVQQAVDVIRTLDPKPGRAFGGEQCSYIIADMSVERVNGKYVITVNDTSIPQLTINPYYRRVAMGADSESKKFIEGRLNSAVWLIKSIEQRRRTLYNVMEAIIELQQDFFDKGPKFLRPLVMKKVAEKIEVHESTVSRAIANKYVDTPHGLVSLRSFFSTAVHNSEGGQDVSATKVKQKIKELIVAEDSSDPYSDQTLSEILCQHGMKISRRTVAIYREEQGIASSAKRKRY; translated from the coding sequence GTGATTCCTATCAACCTGGGTTATGGTCTTAAATTAGAGTTAAACCAAAAACTGATGATGACACCTGAGTTACGTCAAGCAATCGCAATTTTGCAACTTTCTGCTTTAGAACTTTCTGAGATGATAGAACAAGAAGTGCTGGAGAATCCTGTGTTAGAAATAGCGGAAAAGCAAAGCGATGAGCCGGAAGCAGAGATGGATGAGCCCCGAAGGGAAAAGGAACAATTGGATGATTATCTAAATTGGGACGATTATTTTAACCAAGGGATGGACAAGAAGTCCGAATATATGGTAGCAGATGAAAAAACTACCGTAGAAAAATTTGTCAATAGTAATGTTTCCTTGCATGAACATTTGGAATTTCAATTGCATTTAGCAGTGAGAGATGAGGCAACCAAAATAGTAGGAAACTATTTAATTGGTTGTATTGATGAAAATGGTTATTTATGTGGTACTTTATCAGAGGCTGCTAGTAATTTAGGTGTAAAGGAAGAAATAGTTCTTGAAGTACTAGAACTCATTCAGACATTTGATCCTCTAGGTGTAGGAGCTCGTGATTTACAAGAGTGCTTACTAATTCAGTATCAACAAAAAGGAATCTATGACCACTTAGTAGCTGATATTATTTCCAATCATCTACCTGATGTGGCCGCGGGTCGCTATAAAGCAATTGCGGAAAAATTAGCATGTAAGCCTCAAGACGTGCAACAGGCTGTTGATGTGATCCGTACCTTAGATCCAAAACCGGGAAGGGCATTTGGTGGTGAACAGTGCAGCTATATTATTGCTGATATGTCCGTAGAACGTGTTAATGGAAAATATGTTATTACGGTAAATGATACCAGTATTCCTCAATTAACCATCAATCCTTATTATCGACGTGTAGCTATGGGAGCTGATAGTGAGTCCAAAAAATTCATTGAAGGCCGCCTAAATTCTGCCGTTTGGCTTATTAAGAGTATTGAACAGCGTCGTCGTACTTTATACAATGTTATGGAAGCGATTATTGAGTTGCAACAGGACTTTTTTGATAAGGGGCCGAAGTTTTTGCGGCCTTTAGTGATGAAGAAAGTAGCTGAGAAGATAGAAGTTCATGAATCTACGGTCAGCCGGGCCATTGCCAATAAATATGTTGACACGCCTCATGGTCTTGTTAGTTTGCGCAGCTTTTTTTCAACAGCAGTGCATAATAGTGAGGGTGGTCAAGATGTTTCAGCAACTAAGGTAAAACAAAAAATTAAAGAGTTAATTGTTGCTGAAGATTCATCTGATCCCTATAGTGATCAGACCTTGTCGGAGATTCTCTGTCAACATGGTATGAAAATATCTAGACGTACTGTGGCAATATATCGGGAGGAGCAAGGCATCGCTTCTTCCGCAAAACGCAAACGATACTGA